The following is a genomic window from Hymenobacter gelipurpurascens.
GCCCCGCCGGATACCAGCCGTTTCGGAGAAGTATTAGACCAGACCCTCCGCCAGCTTAACTCCGACTATGACGCTAAACGACACCGCGATATTGCCTTGGCTCCGCCGCACTTAGTAGTGGCTCCGGCGGGCACTTTCGAGCGGTGGCTGGCCGGTAAAGGAAAATTAGGCGGCCAGCACAAAGTGCCACGCCTCAGTAATTCCCGTGAGTTTTTAGAGGAAATCCTAGATCAACTAAATAATTAGTTATAACTTCCGTTGGTATCAAGCTATCAAGCGTTTGCCTGATGAACTACGGAAGAATATACCCGGCTACACAAAGGAGGAGTTGGCGGCTATGCCACTTGTTGGGGCTGATTGTCTGCCTTGCTTCCTGTGCTACGCTGCCGCTAGGCCACCCCCGCAACCACCTGGATGCTGAGAGCAAGCGGCACGGCCGCTGGCGGGAATACTTTGATGCAGCCGAAACCCAGGTAGCCAATCAAGGCCGGTACCGGCACGGGCAGCCCGTAGGCCAGTGGCGATACTATGCTCCTGGCCGGATGCTCGAGCACAAGGAGCGGTACCTCCGCAGCCCGGCTCATCAACTTCAGCTTACCTACTACCACCCAAATGGCCGGCTTGCCAAAAGCGGACAGGCCCGCTATATATTGCGCGCTGATGGTGGCCGTTTCTACTGGTTTGGGGAGTGGAAGCAGTACACCGACGCTGGCAAACCACTGCTCTCCGAATATTATATCAACGGCTTGCTGCAGAGCCCTGCGAGGTAATACTAGAAGCTGAACAGTAGCTGATAAAAATCATATAAACATTTTTTCAGAACGTTATAGAACGTATTTGCAAAGTCATATATTGGTGGATGGTTCTCTTTACAATTCCCACTTGTGTCTACTGCAACCGCTTCTTCCCGCCCCTCAACGGCTCGGCGTAAACGCCGCGCATCTTCCGAAACTCCCACCATCTTAACTACCCGCGTCATGATGGCCGTATTAGGCCTGCTAGGCCTGACGCTGCTAGTCAGTTTAGGCATCATAGCCGTAAATCTGGTTAGTTAGTGGCCTACTTCATTTTCAATGCAAGAGCCCCGTTCCAGCTACATCCTTCTTAGGTGGTAGCTGGAACGGGGCTCTTGCTTGTGGGCGGATATAGCTACTCGTCGAGAATGCCGCCCACTAGGTTGCCCAATACACCGCCGCTTTCTTTGCGGGCATTGCCGCCAGAAGGAGCCAAAGCCTGAATCAGCTTCTTCACGGGCATCGACTGGAGCCACACGCGGCCGGTACCGCGCAACGTGGCCAGCAACAGGCCTTCACCCCCAAATATCATGGATTTCAGGCCGCCAGCCCGGGCCACACTGAAGTCGATGCTGGGCTCGAACGCTACTACGCAGCCGGTATCTACACGCAGCAGCTCGTTGTTGAGGCGCTTCTCGATAATGGTGCCGCCGGCATGAATGAAGGCTTTGCCGTCGCCGGTCAGCTTCTGCAGAATAAAACCTTCGCCCGCAAACAGGCCTGTGCCCAGCCGCTGGTTGAAGTGAATGGCCATTTTGGTACCGCGGGCCGCCGCCAGAAAGCCATCTTTCTGCACAATCAGGCCCTGGGGCATCGTGCCCAGATCAATAGGAATAATAGTGCCGGGATAAGGCGCCGAAAAAGCCACTTTGCTTTTGCCATAGCCGCCGCGGTGGGTGAAATGCGTCATGAACAACGACTCGCCCGTGAGCAGGCGCGTGCCCGCCGAAAACAGCTTGCCCATGAAGCCCTGGTCTGGCTCGGAGCCGTCGCCCATTTTGGTTTCGAAGGTAATGGCCTCTTCCATATAGACCATGGCGCCGGCTTCCGCAATCACGGTTTCATTAGGATCCAGCTCTACTTCGAGCACCTGAATATCATTGCCGAGGATCTTGTAATCAACGTCGTGTGACTGCATAACGAGGGAAGCGAAAGATGTGTGGAATGCTGCCTCAAGTATAGCGAAACATGAATTGATAAGCAGAGGAAGCCTTCTAAAACGTAGCAAGGAGCCGCTCACACAAGAACTACTGGCCTAAAAAAGGCTGTTTCCTGTGTGAGCAGCTCCTTGCTGCATCAGAATAGCCAGCGCGAATTCTATTCGTCGTCCGAATCTTTCCCCAAGTCCTCTTCAGGTTCTGCTTCCGCTTTCGGGCCTTTCTTCTTTGCCTCGGTACTGGTGCGGCGCATAAAATCCTCATCCGACTCTTCGGGCTCCTGGGCGCCTTCCTCCAGCGGGAAGTCTTCTTCCTCCTCATCTTTCTCGCCAAACTGCCCGTCGCGGTTCACGAGCTTTTTGTCGCGCACGTGGCGGTTCAGGAATTGGTTGATGTCCTCGATGGAGTAGTTGGACGTGATTTCGCCCAGTGGGTTTACCTTGATTTCAAAGCCTTCCAGCTCCTTGTGGACGCGCGCTTTTTTCTCGGGGTCGTTCTTCTTCTTTTTCGGGCTAACGGGTTTCTTGGCCATGATGCAGGTCGCTAAAGTCGATTCAACAGCAAGCGGCCTACGCGGGTAAGTCGCCTTGAACCCAGTAGTACGAAGCTAGCCCGATAGCGGTTGATATAGTGGCCTAGAAGCCTGTAGGCCACTCCGCACCAACACAAAAACGCCGGCCCAACTCCTAAGAGCTGAACCGGCGTTTTTGGTGAGCAAAAAAGTCTTCTAGGCCACTTGAGCAGCTTAGGCAGTTTGCAGTGTATTCACAGCCGCCTCAATGCGCTCGGCTGTTTCCTGTGCACCCAAAATGCTCATGATGTGCATCAGATCGGGGCCAGCGGCGGCGCCCGTAACGGCTACGCGCAACGCTTGCAGCACCTGCCCAATCTTGATACCCTGGCGCTCCAGCACCTGCGTGAGCAAGGCCTTAATGGCGTCGGGCGTAGTATCGGCGGCAGTGGAAAGCTCCTTGGCAAACTCGGCAAGAGCACCGGCTACCTGGGCATTCCACTTTTTGCTGATCACCTGCTCATCATAGCTCGTGGGGCGAGTAAAGAACAGCTGGGCTTCCTTGGCTAAGTCGGCGGGGAACGTAGCGCGTTCTTTTACTAGGGCAGCTATCTGCTCGGCTTTGTCGGCGGGCACTTCCAGGCCTTGCGCCTGCAGGGCATCGCGCAGGTACTGGCCTAGCTCCTGGTCGGGCTTGGCGCGCAGATACTGCTCATTGTACCAGCGTACTTTGTTCTGGTCGAAGCGAGCCGGCGACTTGCTGACGCGCTCAATGGTGAAGGCCTCAATCAGCTCATCCATGGTGAAGAGCTCCTGCTGGCTGCCGGGGTTCCAGCCCAGAAAGGCCAGGAAGTTGATGAACGCCTCGGGCAGGTAACCACTTTCGCGGTAGCCGCTACTCACGGTCGGCTCGCCGGTTTCGGCGTCTTTGCCATGCCACTCCAGCGGAAATACCGGGAAGCCGAGTCGGTCGCCGTCGCGCTTGCTGAGCTTGCCAGTGCCATCAGGCTTCAGCAGCAGAGGCAAGTGGGCGAATTGTGGCATGGTGTCTTCCCAGCCGAAATAGCGGTACAGCAACACGTGCAGCGGCGCCGAGGGCAGCCACTCTTCGCCCCGAATCACGTGGGTGATTTCCATCAGGTGGTCATCCACGATGTTGGCCAAGTGGTAGGTCGGCATACCATCCGACTTCATCAGCACCTTGTCATCCACGGAAGAAGAGTGCACCACTACCCAACCCCGGATGAGGTCGTTGAAGCGGATTTCCTCCTTGCGCGGCACTTTCAGACGAATCACGTAGGGCGCGCCGCTTTCCAGCAGCTGCTTTACTTCCTCGGCGGGCAGCGTGAGGGAGTTGCGCATCTGGGCACGCGTGATACTGTTGTACTGCGGGTTGGGCACCTTGGCGGCCGTCAGGCGGGCGCGCATGGCATCCAGGTCCTCGGGAGTATCGAAGGCGTAGTACGCGTGGCCGCTATCAATCAGCTGCTGCGCATACTGCATATACATGGGCTTCCGCTCGCTCTGGCGGTAGGGCGCGTGGGGGCCGGGCGTAGCCGACCAAGGGCTCTCATCGAGCACAATGCCACACCATTCCAGGCTCTGACGGATGTAGTCCTCGGCGCCCGGCACGAAGCGGTTCTGGTCGGTGTCCTCAATGCGTAGCAGCATTTTGCCGCCTAGCTTGCGGGCCAGCAGATAGTTATAAAGCGCAGTGCGCACGCCGCCAATGTGCAGCGGACCGGTAGGGCTGGGTGCAAAACGTACCCGTACTTCTCTTTCCATACAAACAGCAAATTCGCGTCCGGTTCAGGTCCGAAACGCGCCGCAAAGGTAGGTAATTAGGAGGGGAGGGAGAAAGGATATAAAACGGGCCGGCAGGTTTGCGACAGTGGGCTGTGCTTACGGAAAGACCAGCCGCGTAAGTGGCCTAGGTCTATTCGATAATCAACTCATACTTAGTGAGCAAACCCGGTAAGCCACTCAGCGCAAAGCGTGCCTGTTGCAAGTCGTTCTGTCCCGGGTCAAGCAATACCTGGCGGGCCGTAGTGAAGTCGGCGCCAGCCAAGCGGGTTTGCTCGAAAATAGCGCCTTGCAGCTGGCAGTCAGCAAATACGGCGCGGCTAAGATCCGTCTGGGTGAAATCAACTTCTTTCAGCGAGCAGCCTACAAAGCGCGTGTTCGGCATGGCTTTACCCAGAAAAGAAGCATAATCCAGCTGGCACTTATCAAAATGTACTCCGAAGAGAAAGTCGCGGCAGGCATGGAACTGTAGGCCTATCAGCTTGCAGCCCTCAAAAGCAACATTCTGAAAAGAAGTATTTCCGATGCTGGCACCGGCCAAGTTGCAGTTCTCAAACAGGCAGTCGCTGAAGTTGCGGCCAGAAAGAATGGCCTGCGTCAGATCGAAACCGATGAAATGATAATGCTCAAACTCCAGCTGGCCTACCAGCTCCGGCGGCATAGTGCGCGTAAGAACCTGGTCTGCCGGAAAGTAGCTGGGTTTCTGCAGTGGCTTAAGAGCTTTCTTGGCAGGCCTACGCACGGTCGCGGTTCTTGAAAGAAAGCCAGAGTACCAGTCCCAACAGGGTAATGCCACCCCGAATAGCCCAGCCTGCTGTGGTGCCCCAGTTGTTCATCCAGTCCAGCAGCGGAAACCGAAAGTTAGTGGGTGCCACAAACGGCATCACGATGGCCACCGAACCGGCCAGAAACAAGAATATGCCTATCTCCCTCATATACTAATGTGGTGAAATTTTGCAGTTGTGAGTGGTCGTTTTAGCGCCAGTAGGCCTATCTGAGCATCATTTCACTAGTTCACTGCTGTACTGCAATACAGGATATTTCTACCTGCACATCTTTCGGCAGGCGGCTTACTTCCACCGTTTCGCGTGCCGGGGCATAGTCGGCTTCAAAGTAGTTGCCGTAGATTTCGTTGATAAGGCCAAAGTTGCCGAGGTCCTTCACAAAAATGCTGCACTTCACCACGTCGCGCAGCGTCAGGCCGGCCGCTTGCAGCACCGCCTGCAGGTTACGCATTACCTGGTGAGTTTCCTGGGCTACGTCGCCATCCCCCACGAGCTGGCCCGTATTGGGGTCGAGGGCAATCTGGCCGGAAACGTACACGGTGTTGCCGGCTTGAATAGCCTGGCTATAGGGGCCGATGGGAGCAGGGGCCTGATCGGAGTAAACAATGGAGTGCGCCATAGGAGAGTGGGTTGCGAAAGCAGAAAGTCTATCTTCAGGCCAAAGTAAGTGGAAAATCTATGCACCTGTTTATTGTGGGCGGCGAAGTGATGGAAGCGGAGCTGCGCGCCAAGTTCGGCGTAGGCCACTCCTACGACTTTTGCCCACCCGATGCACCTGATTTGCTGACGCGCCTTGGCGCCGCTGATGTAGGGTTTGATCTGCGCGAATGGCCGGAGCTACACTATGAGCAGCCCCGGCAGCCCTTGTTTTATGCCATTGGTGCCCGTAGTCTGGCCCACCTGTTCCATAAAGAAGCGCCTCCGTTTGGGCCCGTATTTGGGCTGTGCGCTTTGCCAACGCTGCTGCATCGGGAGTATCTGGAGGTCAGCTTATATCAGATTGAGGATACCAATAAGCTGGCGGAAACCTGCGCTGCTCTCGGCACCAAATTCCTGACTATCCCTGACCGTGTAGGCCTGCTCTCGCCCCGGTTGGTTTGTACCTTCATCAACGAAGCCTGCTATCTGCTTCAGGGGGGTGTAGCTACTTTGCTTGCTATCGAGCAGACTATGCAACTGTGGTTGCAGCTTCCTATGGGTCCTTTTGCCTGGGCCAATACCATAGGCCTAGGCCAGGTGTATCTGCTCTTGGAAGCCTTATACCAGGAAACGCACGAAGACCGCTACAAACCATGCATGCTACTGAAGCATTACTACCTGCGCGGCCAACCCTTTACGCTATAGAAGCCACCGCAAGGAAATGCAAAAAGCCGCTCCAGTTTCCTGAAGCGGCTTTGCTATGCATACAGAACAGTAGATTATTCTACTGTTACGGACTTTGCTAGGTTGCGGGGCTGATCGACGTTGCAGCCGCGTAGTACCGCAATGTGATACGAGAGCAACTGCAGCGGCACTACCGATACCAATGGCATCAGGGCATCGCTCGTAGCAGGCACCTCAATCACAAACTCGGCCATCTGCGGAATCACATCATCACCTTCTGTTACGATGGCAATGATGCGGCCTTTGCGGGCTTTCACCTCCTGGATGTTGCTTACGACCTTCTCATATGAGCTGTCTTTGGTAGCAATAACTACCACCGGCATGTTCTCATCGATTAGGGCAATCGGACCGTGCTTCATCTCGGCCGCTGGATAACCTTCGGCGTGGATATAGCTGATTTCCTTAAGCTTCAGGGCTCCTTCTAGGGCTACCGGGAAGTTGTAGCCGCGGCCTAGGTATAGGAAGTTAGGCACATCCTTGAAGATCTCAGCCATTTGCTCAATCTCCGTGTTCAGCAACAGCGCCTTCTCCACTTTCGCTGGGATATTGCTGAGTTCCATCATCAGCTCACGCAGGCGAGTGTCAGACAGCGCACCGCGCTTGTGGCCTACAATCATAGCCAGGATAGTAAGCACCGTTACCTGAGCCGTGAAGGCCTTGGTAGAAGCTACCCCAATCTCAGGGCCGGCGTGGGTATAAGCACCCGCATCGGTAGCGCGGGCAATGCTGCTGCCTACCACGTTACAGATACCGAAAATGGTAGCTCCTTTGCTCTTCGCCAGTTCAATAGCTGCCAGCGTGTCAGCCGTCTCACCCGATTGCGAAATAGCAATTACGATGTCGCGCTCCGTGATAATAGGGTTGCGGTAGCGGAATTCTGAAGCATATTCTACTTCTACAGGAATGCGCGCCAGATCCTCCAGCAGGTACTCAGCCACTAGGCCAGCGTGCCAAGAGGTACCACACGCCACAATGATGATACGGTCGGCGTTCATGAACTTGCGCTCATAAGCACGCACACCGCCCATGTTCAGGTGCCCAGCTTCCAGCTCCAGACGGCCACGCATCGAGTCGAGAATTGAGCGAGGCTGCTCGAAAATCTCCTTCAGCATGAAGTGCTCGTAGCCACCTTTCTCAATGCTGTCGAGCTCTAGCTCCAGCTTCTGAATATAAGGCGTCTGCTGCACATCTTCTTTCGTGCGGATATCCAGCTGTCCGTTCTTGATAACCACAATTTCATAGTCATTTACATAGACTACTTCATTGGTGTACTCAATGATAGGGGTAGCATCAGAAGCCAGGAAGAACTCATCCTTGCCAACGCCAATAACCAACGGCGAGCCTTTACGGGCGGCAATCAGTTGGCCAGGCTCATCTTTGCTCAAAACCACAATTGCGTAGGCACCCACCACTTCGTGGAGAGCCAAGCGCACTGCTTCTTCCAGTGTGCAGCTGTTTTGCTTCTGAATTTCTTCAATCAGGTTCACGAATACCTCCGTGTCTGTATCTGAATGAAAGATGTGGCCTTGCTGCTGCAAGTGCGTCTTCAGAGCAGCGTAGTTCTCAATAATGCCATTGTGAATAATAGCAATCCGCTCGGAAGTAGAGTAGTGCGGGTGAGCGTTTACATCGTTCGGCTCTCCGTGGGTAGCCCAGCGCGTATGCCCCATACCAATGTTGGCGTGGGTGTTTTTGTCAGAAATGAATGCTTCCAGTTCGGCTACTTTCCCTTTCTTCTTATATACGCTAAGCTGTCCGTTGAGAAGGGCTACTCCAGCGGAGTCGTAGCCACGGTATTCTAGGCGGCGCAGGCCTTTGATAATAATGGGGCAAGCCTCACGGTGCCCAATGTAAGCGACAATTCCGCACATAGCAGGTTGGTTGTGTCAGAGCAAAAATCTGATGAGAAACAAAATCGGGCGGCAACGGCAAAAGCCGTGCCGCCCTATTGCTGCTGACCTTTGTAGGCCAGCATTATATTACTTGAGAGTAGAGAAGTAAATGCGGAGTTTGATGCCGTTAGCATCCAGAACGGTCCGATTTAACGATAATGCGGTGCTACTGCGCAGGGTAGGCGAGAGAATCAAGCCCGAGGGTTTCTCGCCATTCAAACGGTCAAGCAAGTATGCCTGCAGGTACGCCGTCATGCTTACTCGATACTCCGATGGCTCCGCGTAACTTGGATAAAGCGAAGCCGCTGCCGGATAACGGTAGTCAATCGGTGTCACCAACACAGAATTGCCGTTGGCATCCTTTGCTACTTCCAGCTGCACTACGCGCTCATAGTCGGTTGCACCTACGGTCCGTAGTAGTACCTGGTTAGCTGAGTTCACCTCTTGTAGATACACGCTGCTGGCGTATGGAAAGAGGCCATTGGTAAACTGCTTAATCGGAATGATCAACTCAGCCCGGTTAATGTTCAGCTCGTTACCATTCTTCGTCAGGTCATCAAGGCCTTGAAAGTCAATGCGGGTGCCTAGGCCTGTTCCCTCCTGTACATACGTTTCCCCGTTAGTCGTGCTGGAAGATACCTGCTGAAGTGGAGTGCTCAGGCTAGCCAAGGGTGATGCCAGCTCCGTAGAGATGTTCGTAAAGAACTTGGCATCGGCGGCTAAACGCGTTGGGTTATTACCAAAGAACACCGAATACGCGTGCGGCCTTACCGTTTTCCCGGTGGCTTTACCTTGGAAATAGAAAGTTAACCGGGTGTCGATATTACGGTTAAACGCCACGAGGTTATCCTCCGACTGCGCATTAGCCGTTGGCACTAGTGCCAAGCCTCGAATAATAGCATCGAGCCGTGCCTGATTGAAACTAGCATCACCGAGTGCTGCATAGAGGCTATTAGCCAAAGCCGCAGTTTGCGAGTATTTCAAGAACCGGACTCGAACTACGCGGTCAGGTACTGTAACCTTAATCGTGGACGTGTCACTCGTGCTTGGCGATATACGCTGACGCACAACTTTATCCCTATTCAGAAAACCGGCAATGTCAGAAATCAGTGGGCTACTGGTAGCTACCTGTGACTGCGAGTTGTACACTGTCCGCTCATCCAAGGGCTGCTGCAGTTGCAACAGATCAAAGCGCAACGGCTTTGCAGCCGTCCCATACACCTGATCATACCCTAAGCTAAGGACCACAGAATCCAGCTTGGTTTCTGTGTATTTAGACGGTAAGGAGTCGGTGGACGTCCCGATCTGCATATTCAGAAACGACTTAGCCGTGGTAACACCCACTTTGCTGTCGCGCACACGGCCAACCAAAAAATGACTGGCGTTGATTGTTTCAACGGGCTGTTGACGGACTGTGTAAGCCGAAACCGAAAAGTCGCGGAAGGCAGAGCTAACCGGCGAAGTACCCGGTAGCTCTAGGCCTAGGTCAGTAGCATCTTCGCAGCTAGAGAGGCCTAGGAGTGCTCCGGAAAAGAGAGTAACCGACGCTAGTCGGATGGCGCTAGTTGGCCAATTCATTATAAAGCGCGTAGTAAGAAGTAAGTAGGTTTTCA
Proteins encoded in this region:
- a CDS encoding DUF4270 family protein; this translates as MNWPTSAIRLASVTLFSGALLGLSSCEDATDLGLELPGTSPVSSAFRDFSVSAYTVRQQPVETINASHFLVGRVRDSKVGVTTAKSFLNMQIGTSTDSLPSKYTETKLDSVVLSLGYDQVYGTAAKPLRFDLLQLQQPLDERTVYNSQSQVATSSPLISDIAGFLNRDKVVRQRISPSTSDTSTIKVTVPDRVVRVRFLKYSQTAALANSLYAALGDASFNQARLDAIIRGLALVPTANAQSEDNLVAFNRNIDTRLTFYFQGKATGKTVRPHAYSVFFGNNPTRLAADAKFFTNISTELASPLASLSTPLQQVSSSTTNGETYVQEGTGLGTRIDFQGLDDLTKNGNELNINRAELIIPIKQFTNGLFPYASSVYLQEVNSANQVLLRTVGATDYERVVQLEVAKDANGNSVLVTPIDYRYPAAASLYPSYAEPSEYRVSMTAYLQAYLLDRLNGEKPSGLILSPTLRSSTALSLNRTVLDANGIKLRIYFSTLK
- the glmS gene encoding glutamine--fructose-6-phosphate transaminase (isomerizing), yielding MCGIVAYIGHREACPIIIKGLRRLEYRGYDSAGVALLNGQLSVYKKKGKVAELEAFISDKNTHANIGMGHTRWATHGEPNDVNAHPHYSTSERIAIIHNGIIENYAALKTHLQQQGHIFHSDTDTEVFVNLIEEIQKQNSCTLEEAVRLALHEVVGAYAIVVLSKDEPGQLIAARKGSPLVIGVGKDEFFLASDATPIIEYTNEVVYVNDYEIVVIKNGQLDIRTKEDVQQTPYIQKLELELDSIEKGGYEHFMLKEIFEQPRSILDSMRGRLELEAGHLNMGGVRAYERKFMNADRIIIVACGTSWHAGLVAEYLLEDLARIPVEVEYASEFRYRNPIITERDIVIAISQSGETADTLAAIELAKSKGATIFGICNVVGSSIARATDAGAYTHAGPEIGVASTKAFTAQVTVLTILAMIVGHKRGALSDTRLRELMMELSNIPAKVEKALLLNTEIEQMAEIFKDVPNFLYLGRGYNFPVALEGALKLKEISYIHAEGYPAAEMKHGPIALIDENMPVVVIATKDSSYEKVVSNIQEVKARKGRIIAIVTEGDDVIPQMAEFVIEVPATSDALMPLVSVVPLQLLSYHIAVLRGCNVDQPRNLAKSVTVE
- a CDS encoding toxin-antitoxin system YwqK family antitoxin; this translates as MLGLIVCLASCATLPLGHPRNHLDAESKRHGRWREYFDAAETQVANQGRYRHGQPVGQWRYYAPGRMLEHKERYLRSPAHQLQLTYYHPNGRLAKSGQARYILRADGGRFYWFGEWKQYTDAGKPLLSEYYINGLLQSPAR
- a CDS encoding pentapeptide repeat-containing protein, yielding MPPELVGQLEFEHYHFIGFDLTQAILSGRNFSDCLFENCNLAGASIGNTSFQNVAFEGCKLIGLQFHACRDFLFGVHFDKCQLDYASFLGKAMPNTRFVGCSLKEVDFTQTDLSRAVFADCQLQGAIFEQTRLAGADFTTARQVLLDPGQNDLQQARFALSGLPGLLTKYELIIE
- the gltX gene encoding glutamate--tRNA ligase; the protein is MEREVRVRFAPSPTGPLHIGGVRTALYNYLLARKLGGKMLLRIEDTDQNRFVPGAEDYIRQSLEWCGIVLDESPWSATPGPHAPYRQSERKPMYMQYAQQLIDSGHAYYAFDTPEDLDAMRARLTAAKVPNPQYNSITRAQMRNSLTLPAEEVKQLLESGAPYVIRLKVPRKEEIRFNDLIRGWVVVHSSSVDDKVLMKSDGMPTYHLANIVDDHLMEITHVIRGEEWLPSAPLHVLLYRYFGWEDTMPQFAHLPLLLKPDGTGKLSKRDGDRLGFPVFPLEWHGKDAETGEPTVSSGYRESGYLPEAFINFLAFLGWNPGSQQELFTMDELIEAFTIERVSKSPARFDQNKVRWYNEQYLRAKPDQELGQYLRDALQAQGLEVPADKAEQIAALVKERATFPADLAKEAQLFFTRPTSYDEQVISKKWNAQVAGALAEFAKELSTAADTTPDAIKALLTQVLERQGIKIGQVLQALRVAVTGAAAGPDLMHIMSILGAQETAERIEAAVNTLQTA
- a CDS encoding TIGR00266 family protein gives rise to the protein MQSHDVDYKILGNDIQVLEVELDPNETVIAEAGAMVYMEEAITFETKMGDGSEPDQGFMGKLFSAGTRLLTGESLFMTHFTHRGGYGKSKVAFSAPYPGTIIPIDLGTMPQGLIVQKDGFLAAARGTKMAIHFNQRLGTGLFAGEGFILQKLTGDGKAFIHAGGTIIEKRLNNELLRVDTGCVVAFEPSIDFSVARAGGLKSMIFGGEGLLLATLRGTGRVWLQSMPVKKLIQALAPSGGNARKESGGVLGNLVGGILDE
- a CDS encoding 3-hydroxyacyl-CoA dehydrogenase family protein, whose product is MHLFIVGGEVMEAELRAKFGVGHSYDFCPPDAPDLLTRLGAADVGFDLREWPELHYEQPRQPLFYAIGARSLAHLFHKEAPPFGPVFGLCALPTLLHREYLEVSLYQIEDTNKLAETCAALGTKFLTIPDRVGLLSPRLVCTFINEACYLLQGGVATLLAIEQTMQLWLQLPMGPFAWANTIGLGQVYLLLEALYQETHEDRYKPCMLLKHYYLRGQPFTL
- a CDS encoding RidA family protein, whose protein sequence is MAHSIVYSDQAPAPIGPYSQAIQAGNTVYVSGQIALDPNTGQLVGDGDVAQETHQVMRNLQAVLQAAGLTLRDVVKCSIFVKDLGNFGLINEIYGNYFEADYAPARETVEVSRLPKDVQVEISCIAVQQ